The following proteins are co-located in the Octopus sinensis linkage group LG24, ASM634580v1, whole genome shotgun sequence genome:
- the LOC115224097 gene encoding stress-induced-phosphoprotein 1-like, with protein MDNKEQSRLCDEEKIKGNDEYKAKNFDEALKHYEIALEYDPNNITVINNKAAVFLDQGKYQECVELCKNALKLDPKNKVDRKTLAKTYYRLAKAYEKLNDLENSLKFYDYSIIEDRNPAVIKIAQKMELDLEEQHKNAYINFDISEEENQKGNQCFKEKDYNNALNHYTEAIKRSPNDVRRHYNRALCYLKMQEYTLSLQDAESCSRIDPTYIQAYLIKGKLFQKMRAFSKAHLEYEKALDIDSNCEEALKGYKISSEEAGLDTTAPEVVQRRIQRNPELRAILREPEISKILYDMQNNPNSMAMYMKDPEIRKKIDKLIACGLLTIDPVMGEEC; from the coding sequence ATGGATAACAAAGAACAGAGCAGATTGTGtgatgaagaaaaaattaaaggtaATGATGAATACAAGGCAAAGAATTTTGACGAAGCTCTGAAACATTATGAGATTGCTTTGGAGTATGATCCTAATAATATAACAGTAATTAATAACAAGGCAGCAGTGTTTCTTGATCAAGGAAAATACCAGGAATGTGTAGAACTTTGCAAAAATGCTTTGAAGTTGGACCCCAAAAATAAGGTTGATAGAAAAACTTTAGCAAAAACATATTACCGTTTGGCTAAAGCATATGAAAAACTGAACGATTTAGAGAATTCCCTGAAGTTTTATGACTATTCTATTATAGAAGACAGAAATCCTGCAGTGATAAAAATTGCTCAGAAGATGGAACTGGACCTCGAAGAACAACACAAAAATGCTTACATCAATTTTgatatttctgaagaagaaaatCAAAAAGGAAACCAGTGTTTCAAAGAGAAAGATTACAACAACGCTCTCAATCATTATACTGAGGCAATTAAGAGAAGTCCTAACGATGTCAGACGACATTACAACCGAGCTCTCTGCTACCTGAAGATGCAAGAGTATACACTATCATTGCAAGATGCAGAATCCTGTTCTAGGATTGATCCTACTTACATTCAAGCCTATCTTATCAAGGGCAAGCTATTTCAGAAGATGAGGGCCTTTTCAAAAGCCCATCTAGAATATGAAAAGGCCTTAGATATTGACAGTAACTGTGAGGAAGCTTTAAAAGGATACAAGATCAGTTCTGAAGAAGCTGGACTGGACACAACTGCTCCAGAGGTTGTCCAAAGGCGTATACAGAGAAACCCTGAATTGAGAGCCATTCTAAGGGAACCAGAAATAAGCAAAATACTTTATGACATGCAAAATAATCCAAACTCTATGGCAATGTATATGAAAGATCCAGAAATACGCAAAAAGATTGACAAACTGATTGCATGTGGTTTACTCACGATTGATCCAGTAATGGGAGAGGAATGTTAA